Within Lolium rigidum isolate FL_2022 chromosome 5, APGP_CSIRO_Lrig_0.1, whole genome shotgun sequence, the genomic segment CCTCCATCATAACTCTCATCTTCCCCACATCACGCCATTTACCAGAAGATGCATATATATTTgaaagcaagacatacatgccgcCATTTTCAGGCTCCAACTCGAATATTTTCTCAGCTGCAGTCCTGCCTAGTTCAGGATTGCGGTGAATCCTACTTGCACCAAGCAATGCACCCCACATAGTAGCGTCTGGTTCAAATGGCATGTCCTTCATAAGGCCCTCTGCTTCATCCAATCGTCCAGCCCGTCCAAGAAGGTCTATCATACAAGTGTAATGTTCAGGTTTTGCTGCCACACCAAAATCGCAGTGCATCGAATAAAAGTACGAAATCCCTTTCTCAACCAAGCCAGAATGACTACAAGCCGCAAGCACTCCAACCTGAAAgtcgaattaatgaaaaagcaTAAGCAGAGTACACAAAAGCAAGTTGTATTTGTTAATTCCTATTAGTCTTACTAAACTAGGCAAAATCTCTGATGAATATTCCTGTAAATGTTTTACTAAAAGCAAGTGAACCTGATGGTACAGTATAATTGTCGACGAATTGATTTGTTAGCGGCACATATTGCACCTAAAGCAACTTTTCTGAAAGATATGGTTGAAAAACAAAGTTCAAGGAAAGGCATTCTTACTAGAGTAATATCATCTGGCTTGGTGGATGTCATCCTCATCATATCAAACACCTCAAGTGCCTCCTTGCCAAAACCATGACGTGCATAACCCGCAATCGCAGTATTCCATGAAACTGTATCCCTCTCCTCCATCTCCTCAAATGCATTGCGAGCATCCTCCATGTTCCCACATTTGAAGTACATAGCTAAAAGTGCATTCCCAACAAACCTTCCCAGCCCATATCCAGCTTTAATCAACCTCCCATGCAGCTGCATTCCACACTCAAGTGCAGCAATGTCAGCACACGTGCTCAACAAACAAGCGAATGCGGACCTATTGACCCACTCACCGCACCGCCCCATTTGGATGAACAGCTGCAGGGTTTCCTCACTAAAACCACCTTGTGCATATGCAGCCAACATTGCAGCCCAGGAGACTGCATCTTTCTGAGGCATCATGTCAAAAACTGCCCTTGCCTCATCCAGCATCCCTGCCTGAGCATACCCTGTCAACATTGTGTTCCATGACGCCACATTCCTGCTGGGCATCATGTCAAACAGTTCCTTTGCTTTCTCCATCATCCTCCGCTGGACATATGCTGCCACCATTGCATTCCACGACACAGCGTTCCTCTCTGGCATGGCATCAAACACCATCTGGGCATCCTCCAGCATTCCATTTTGTGCATACCCAGACACTACTGCCGTCCATGTGAATACGTCCCGCGCGGGTGCCATGTCGAACAGCCTTCTAGCCTCCACCATATCCCCTCCCCTCGCATAACCTGACACCATAGTATTCCaagaaacaacatctctttgcggcaTCCTGTCAAAAAGCTCCTGCGCTTCTGCCATCCGGCCCAACTGAACATACCCAGCCATCAAGGCGTTCCAGGAAATGGCATCCCACTCCGTCCTTGAATTAAACAACTCCATTGCTTCTTGAATCCGTCCATTCCTGACATAAGCGGCAAGCATGCCATTCCATGAGACGGCATCCTTCTCCGGGGCGAGATCAAAGTACTTCCGCGCAAGAGATACAAGCCCGTGGTTTGCGTGAGAGGAGATCATGACGTTGTATGACACCGAGTCCTTCAcgggcatttcgtcgaacaggctaCGGGCGTCAGTGAGGGACGACGAGATCGCCAGCGCATGGAGCAGGGTGTTGTAGGAGAAGGTGTCCGGCCGTGGGATGGAGCGGAAGAGGGACAGCGCGACAGGGAGGCGTCCGTTGGAGGCGTATCCGGCGAGCATGGCGttgtaggtggaggtggagcggaGGGGCATGGCGTCGAATAGGCGCTCGGCCTCGCCGACGCGCCCGGCCCGCATGTGGGCGGTGATGGACTTGTTGCGCCGGATCACATCTGCGTCGATCTTTCCggaacatgcctctccggcggctGGGGGGCGGTGGCTTTTCTgccgcgcggcggcgcggagatGGCGGGAAGGGAGCATCGGTTGATTGTTTAAGTCTGGCTGAGAATTAGCTAAACCTTTGGTAAATGACTCGACTGAACCACTTTTTCGTTTGTTATACTCCCTCCTCCAATTACGAAGTTTATAATTGgttatatttttctaaatttgacaAAGTCTATAAAAATGTTAATATCTACTGACGAAAATATACTTTAGTGATGAATTACAAAACTCATTCCACTGTAAATGTTGATTAATATTTTAATAGAATTAGTCAAATTTTAGAAGCTTAAAATCAATTAATACCCCTGAGCCGTCTTCTAGGGCGACACGGGAAACACCTAGCCGTCGGCCGCTTCGTATCCCTTCCGTCCTCCCAACCGCATAGCTGCCGCCAGACGATGCAGCCGACCAAAGCCCGTGTCGCGGAAGGTGGCAACGAACTTCCTCTGGTGGATCTCGACAAGAATGGCCCCCACCCATAGACGGTTTACTTCTAGAGTTTGACGGCGCTGCAGTGTGATGCTCCCTTGGGGCAGCGGGGTGCAGTGTACCTCGACGACCACATGGACATTCTCGTGGCGCAACCTCAAGCACCTTGACGGGATATGTATCTCTAAATCCTTCGGTGGGCATCTTGGACCTAGGCTAAGCTCCGTATGAGGTGGACAAGAAGGTCCAAATCAAGTTGGGCCCGTTGGAAGTGGATTTTGGGTCGGACGTTGGCAAAGCTTAGCGTTGTTTTCCCTCCCGGGAACTTGTGAGACTGGTGACAGATGTTGGTGTTCgaggaggtggagcggtgtgccaTCGACTGCTTCATCCACGACGGGTCTCGGTGTTATGGCGCAACAGGTATCAGCAGCGGATGTGTATTGATGGGCTAGTGCAAGGTGGAGGGGATGTTTGGTGTCGTGTGAGCGTCGATCACAGACCTATCAAGGGTCTTTACGATGTTCTACACTCTAGAGATGAGTTGACGGAAGATGGCGAAGACAACTTCAAGAGCGTGCACATGAGGCGCGCTCTTTATATTTGGCCGGTAAGTGACGATTGTTTGGGGCCTTGTTTGTCCTCTACCGTTGTGCTAGTTGATGGTGTCGTTGTGTTTGATGACTCTGGTATTTATGTTCATTGTAAAATCTTTGCTAGTCATTGTTGAATAAACGAAACAGAAGAATAATGGAATAGAAGAGATCGTATGCATCGATTCGATTCACAAGACAAGGTATGAACCACTTATTCCGAAAAAAATGTATTTGACTTTATAGTTTGATCTTTCAAGTTCAGTTTATACTCCCTCTTTAAAATAATTGCCCCAAAATAGATATatctagtgtatagatacattgaTTTTTCGGCAATTATTTTGAATcgaaagttttttttttcataaatCAAGGGCTTGATTGATTTGGTGGGATTGAGTATTTGAGTGGGATTATTGCAAGTCAAAATCCCCAAATTGCATCCAAAGCTACCAAAGTGGACTTTGAAAGGTGTAACATGGTTTTTTTTTTAGGGTAACATGGTTGTTTCTTGTTTAGAAACAAAAGAATACCCGCTTTGACGAGCCCACGCCCAAAAGGCCCATCAATATCTCTTCGGTCGGCCTAGAGCGGCGACCGCGTCTGGACAAAGCGCTTCGACGGagatgggcggcgccgccgtggccTTGCTCGCCGCCACTAGACGACGCTCCACCCCGCCTGTCACCTCCTTGCTCCATCGTGCTGCGCGCGGTCTCCACGAGGCTAcagcggcagcggaggaggataaggcgaggacgcggcggcgaagGAGCAGTAGCACCCGCCTTCTTGGACCTGACATCAGCGACACCTGGGACCCAGCCCCGCGCTCCGCGGCGAGGCAGCCTCCTCCTCGAGCTTCTGCAGGTGAGCGGGTCTTAGAGACTTGCTAATCTCTGCTTAGAGCCTCCTCCTTGTTATCCTTGGCGTGCGCTTCTTGGGTCATGATTTTGTGAGTACATGTTGTACAAAACATTAAATGTTATCAGGATTAGCTGTATCAACTTCGAGAACACATTTCATATTATTTGATATGTTTAGAGCGTTTGCTGTCAATTCGTGTGTTGGTGCAGAACCCATTTCCAGAACTCCAGATCCTGCCCTCTGAAACTTTTGTGTTCTATCTTAGAGGAAGTTTTGAGCTCTGTCCTCTCAAAGTGgaactgttgatgcattgtgggaTAAAAATGTGGGTTCAAATAGAATGCAAGTTAAGGTTCTTTGCTAGCTTGCCTATAACGGTTCGTATTAGATGCTTCGATTTGGTTCGTAACTTCCAAGCAccagttggattttttttttcttagatTTACTTGAGCAAGCTGAACCCTTGCTGTCTAAAGTAGTGCTTTTTGGCATGCTGTAGTATCACTATGTATGTTTGATGAAATGACATAGTCAAATTTCAAGGTTTGCCATAGAAGCTATCTATCTCATTATTGTTGAGCCATCTTGTGCTAATGATTTATTGTTCTGATGTACTTTTGTTGTTTTCATAGTTGATTGTGAGTCCACGGCGACCATTATTGATGGCAAGTCCATCGCAGAGGACATAAGGCTACAGATTTCTGAGGAAGTTCGTCAAATGAAAAATGCAGTAGGACATGTTCCTGGCCTTGCTGTCGTATTGGTAGGCGATAGGAAGGACTCTCAGTCCTATgtgagattcaaagtaaagggttGTGAGGAAGTTGGAATAAAATCTTTGTTGGCGGAATTGCCTGAGAATTG encodes:
- the LOC124651492 gene encoding pentatricopeptide repeat-containing protein At4g02750-like, whose amino-acid sequence is MLPSRHLRAAARQKSHRPPAAGEACSGKIDADVIRRNKSITAHMRAGRVGEAERLFDAMPLRSTSTYNAMLAGYASNGRLPVALSLFRSIPRPDTFSYNTLLHALAISSSLTDARSLFDEMPVKDSVSYNVMISSHANHGLVSLARKYFDLAPEKDAVSWNGMLAAYVRNGRIQEAMELFNSRTEWDAISWNALMAGYVQLGRMAEAQELFDRMPQRDVVSWNTMVSGYARGGDMVEARRLFDMAPARDVFTWTAVVSGYAQNGMLEDAQMVFDAMPERNAVSWNAMVAAYVQRRMMEKAKELFDMMPSRNVASWNTMLTGYAQAGMLDEARAVFDMMPQKDAVSWAAMLAAYAQGGFSEETLQLFIQMGRCGEWVNRSAFACLLSTCADIAALECGMQLHGRLIKAGYGLGRFVGNALLAMYFKCGNMEDARNAFEEMEERDTVSWNTAIAGYARHGFGKEALEVFDMMRMTSTKPDDITLVGVLAACSHSGLVEKGISYFYSMHCDFGVAAKPEHYTCMIDLLGRAGRLDEAEGLMKDMPFEPDATMWGALLGASRIHRNPELGRTAAEKIFELEPENGGMYVLLSNIYASSGKWRDVGKMRVMMEERGVKKVPGFSWMEVQNKVHTFSVGDCVHPEKEKIYAFLKDLDMRMKKAGYVSATEMVLHDVEDEEKENMLKYHSEKLAVAYGILNIPLGRPIRVIKNLRVCGDCHNAFKYISAIEGRLIILRDSNRFHHFRDGSCSCGDYW